In Coffea eugenioides isolate CCC68of chromosome 4, Ceug_1.0, whole genome shotgun sequence, the genomic stretch GATCAAAAGACGAGAACCACAAATCATACGAGATGCTAGTCAACAAAAACAAACCAATTACAATACATGCACAGATGGGTACTGTTCGGTTTGGGCCATGTGCAATCATCCCTCTTAATTGCATCTAAAACCCGGAAATTAAAATCTCATCCAACATGAACAGTCTCTtccctcaaaaaataaaataaaatattcttaAAAGATGTCACTCACCTAACACTTGATTGATAAACACATCCAACAAACTAGCTGACGTGTTCTGCTTATCGCCTTCTGACTAGCATCGATTCTAATGCTCCCGAATGAATCTAGTCTCGATTCTAATGCTCCGTCATATTTTATGCTACTGCTTAACTCTCATTAGCTTTAATCTTGCAAGTTCAAATCAGGGAGACACCATCATTTTACGCCTCGACTCGCTTCAACTTGGGTTGATCACCTCACCTCTGCTGATCCTCAACACTACTGTATTCATCACCAGCTAGAAACAATATGGACGCGTGGTCACACTTGGAAATTTATCATGCTAGatttaggttgtgtttggattgcattttccgtcatttttcatggaaaaaatactgtagcgatttgatatatgtgagggaaaaaggtgatagggaaatgtgatcacggaaaatgacaaatattttccgacggaaacaagcaatccaaacaaggccttagcATTTACTTATTTGGTCAACACTCGAGGAGCCTTTTGTTTTAGCGGCTCGCACCTGTCCACACTCCCAACTTAAAAACTGTCGTCGGCTTCCATTCATCATAATAGATAGTACATTGCATTTCATGTGCAGAATTGAGAATTATAGTCGTTACTGCCACGATATGCTTCATTCACTTCAAAATGAGGGCTCGCCCAGTATAAATGGTAACCATTCCTTGACAAAGAATGTAAATTCTGAATTACCATCAGTATTGTCCGCTCAATCTTTTCACTACACAATAACTTGGGAAACTGCTTGCACATTTTGTTTCTCAAAATTCTCACGCCTTCCATTTTTCAATGGAGAGAGGGAGATGGGTCATAATGCGATAGCGCATCAAGAAGTTCAGAAGAACAGAATCGCTGACCAGACCACAGTCCACAATAGGGAAACCCTTTTGGAACtttggttgtgtttggattgcattttccgttatttttcatgaaaaaattactgtaacgatttgatatatgtgaggaaaaaaggtgatagaaaaatgtgatcacgaaaaacgataatattttccgacgaaaacaagcaatccaagcaAGGCACCAGACAGAAAACCATGTCCATGACCATAGGCTAGTTTTAGGGACAGAAAATCATGTGTATGACCATAGGCTAGTAGTTTTGGAGCTCGAATACATGACAGGGCACTCCATTTTGCTGGGATCCCCAGGCAAGTTCGACAAAACATTTGCCCATCAAAGTGGCACTGGTAGGACACACCAGTGGGACAACTGTAGCCGAAATCCCACCCGCTTTTCAGCACACAAAATGACGAATCTATCACAACTGTCTTTTACTCAAAATACAGAGTGTATCCCTTAATCCAAGGCACGCATTCCTGAGAAAAGGCATGGACGGTCAAGGCTTCACATAAAGCCCCTTGTACGCCGCCCCTATACCCACAGCCCCTGAGGCAGCATCAAAGTGAGATATGCCTAGAGCTAATTCTGTGAACAGCAATGGGCCCTCAAGCATTTAAGATGGCATCCCCAGTTCAGCCAATTACCAGGTTCAAAATCTCCAGATAtcgagtgtgtttggatagagtattatttgagataCAATTAGTATCgcactttttgtaatgtgataTAAAAATGTGATCgagaaaataaaaaacacaTTCAAAAACGTATTTGTGATGCAATCAAATAGCTTTTTGCAAATAATATCTTACTGTCTCGTAACATAGAAAATCAATTCAACCCCCAGTTACCTCAAGCAGAAATTAAACCAGAATAACCAGGGGGCAATTTGATTGTCCCTACAAGTTGTGCTTAAAAACCACAGGTAGTTCATACTAGGTTTGACTACAATGTGACTAAAatattcccccccccccccgggcgggaaaaaaaattcattcgTCAAATGGAGGCGAAGAACAGCACCAAGTCCATCCCTAACGGTACTGCAATGTTAAAGGAAACACAGAGTTAAGACACCAGCATAACAGACATTTGAGATGCAAAATAATGGTATTGAAGCAAGAAGCACACACAGAACATCAGAGACAGAACAACAACAAAAGGCCAGACTATCACATTCCCTTCACTTTCACCGTGTCTTTAGTTGCCCAACCTAATTAGGCCAAACGAAAGAGCCTGAAACACATTACGTTCTGGTAAGGCTTGAAAATTGAATTACAGCCGAAAAGTCaacattttatcaatttaaATGCAACACAATGTTGATAATTGGTGCCTTCAAAATTTTGTAAAAGCATCATTGTTCTCATAAATTTAGGCTGAGAAACGTTTAAGATGCTATTAAGTTCCTTAGCTATAGCGATTAGTCATACCAAGAACCCAACTTTAAGGAACCTAAAACGGCCAAAGGATAAACCAATCCACAAAAATCCTGTGAGGTACATTTAACCTCAAAGCACCGAGACAATGCATAACCAGTAACCGGTATTCCACCTATGATTGGAGAAGGACAGAACAACAGACAGGAGGCACGACAATTGTACGAAACAACCACACAGTATCGAAGGGGGAAAATTAAGAAAACCTCAGAGTCTCTACAAACCACAAACCAAGTTTAAGTTGGCAACTAAGAAAAGTATGCTAATAAACCAGAGGTATATCGAGAGCAATTAATTGCAGAAGGCAGGTGAAGACCTAATAAAAGAACATACACCTTAATCACCCAGAGGCGACCCTCAGATCAGCAGAAGCTAAAAAACCACAAAGATCGTACAGAGCTAACGAAACTAATACAAGCTGCTTAAATGATAAAACTTGCTCAatcaaaagattaaaaaataaaagtaaacaaaaaattaaaacagaCCTTGATGAAGCCAATTTCCTTAGCGTTACTGCGGAAGCATTGTCTGCAACACATGAGCCCGTACTTCCTGATTATCCCATGGGAGTTCCCGCAAACGCGGCTGACCAATTTGATCCAACCCccaaaaaaataagataaaataaaatcatCACCAGCTCTATTCAACAGAATATCAATAAAAGCTACTCTTTTTAAAACATAAATAAAAAGACAGAGAGATATAGAGGATGAACAAAAGCCAAATCTATCAATTGCTAGATTATTAAATTGATGAGGAGATGCGCAGAGATTCTAAGTACAGGGGTCAAACTAACCAAGCGCGTGAGCCAGGCCCATAGTTCTTGGGGTGAGCGTTCCAGATGTTGAAGTGTCCCATTCTTCCCcctctccttcttcttcttcttcttcttcttcttcttcttcttcttctttgccGCTAAAGCCTTTGGAGTGAAGAAACCCTAGCTAACTTCCGATGCCCGGCTGGTGGCTATTAATGAAGGGTAAACTGAGGTAAATACCGAAGTAAAAAAGACCCCACTAAAATGGATTGAAAGTTAAGGGAGGGTAGGGTGGTGTAAGTGTGTAGTGGAGTCCAGATGTGGTTAATGTAGACCGCCAAAGTGCTCCAGTCCTATTGGCTATTCATTCTAATATGTTGCGTGTGAGTCGTGACAACTTGACAATTGTACGTACACAACCAGCGGGAATACAATTGTCAGTGTGAGATTGTGAACCTTTtgattagggatggcaatgggggcgggtgcccgcgggtgcccgccccgcggggggctctcggggcgggggttggggcggggggtggggcgggggcgggggggaattttttccccccgcttagaaacggggcgggggcgggggagtatacccccgccccatcccccgccccgccccccgcaaaacaaaaaaaagtatatatataattatatataacatgtaagttaattagttataaacttatgataatgatattattagttagatgtattatataatgtatattagtttatgtaatataattgatattatcaattatatgaataattctacatgtctactaatagaatttattaattagttatactaaatttactaatacatttatactaaatttctaattacacttaatagaataacacttttttctcaaaaaaaagcacaaacacaataatgaattagtgattgcatttgtactaaaagtgaaaacttgactattttagttatatttatttcatcatattggattgtattcaaataacttatgtttgattgtttttatgagtttcaattgtaaaattacaatgaataataatttggtgatgtgttgatattttagtacttgattatttattaaaatttaattataataaaattatataataaaattttattaaccccgcgggggcacccgcgggggaagcggggcaaggcggggcggggggagcaggaggcgggggacggggcgggggacggggggaactaataggcaacggggcgggggacgggggaggggtcccccgccccaaccccgccccgttgccatccctacttTTGATATAGGCTTTAAATACCTAAATGTAGATTAGCCAGTTATATTGCCAAAATGTGTTTGGATCGAATATTATTTTGAAATAGATCTAGAATATTGCTGTATTACTTTTGTTTTGTGATGTATGtaatataaaaattaattaaaaaatatatttgtaatgctagaaaaataatatttaagaaaattttcattaaaaaatttgTTTCATGGCAATACAATTTGCACTGTGAATCAAATGATAAAGAGTAAATTCATCTTGTTAACAACAAATCAAGGATTAgagtttttgttctttttttaaaaaaaaaaggtattacCATATCTATTTTTGCATATACACGTAtgtaatataaaaaaattacttaAAAGTGATTTGAGATTCTTTCTAAAActaatttttggaaaaagaaaaatcgtTTAAAACGTCTTTTATAATttatcaaatgaatttttttaccctttacttttaaaatattGATTTTGCATCTATTATAAAATCAAGTTCACTAATTTTGATCCCAACCTAAGTTTATTGGTGCTTtatagggcctgtttggaatcgagtttttttgtcaagttttttagctactagttttttaacaattttagctacagaaacccaaaaaaacttatcaaattttttaacctatacacttcaaaatatctaatacacaaaaaactttctcttttcttcttctttctcccccACCCCTATCCACCACACCTTCATCATCGGCCACCCCTCCGCCGCCGGCCACCATCACCTCCGCCGCCAGGCACCACCACCTCTACCGCTGTTTCCAGTGCCGGCCACCTATTCCGGCGCCGGTCaaccccttttttttcccctctccctctccctctccccctccccctctcctTCCCTCCCCTCTCCTCCCTGGCCACACCCTCCCGCTTCCTTAGCTGCGATCTGGTCGAACGACCAGATTGGGCAAAAGGGGAGGGGAGTAGGAAAGGGGAGGAGAATGGGAGAGGGAGATGGAgaagagggagagagaaaaagcaaaaaaaaaaaaatttgtaggTGCCATGGCTGCTGGTTCTCTGTTTCGGGAGGGAGAGGGGGATGGTGAAGGGGAGTAGAGGGGGAGAAGaggggaagagaaaaagaaaaaaaaaatttgaggagAGGGGCTGCTGATTCGTCTGGTACCGCGAGGGAAGAGGGAGGgggaaggaaggaagaagaagaagaaaaggagagaaaagaaaagaaaaaggaaagaaagaaagaaaaagaaaaagagagagaaaaagaaagaaaaaaaaatggtaggGCCATGGCTGCTTGGAACTGGGAAGGCAGAGGTAATGGGGGAGGGAAGGGggggggaaggaagaagaagagagaaaagaaaagaaaaagaaagagaaagagaaaaagaaagaaaagaataaagaaGTTTTTCAACTTACAAAAACTTAtacaaaaaagtttttcaccttacaaaaatttctacaaaattttttcaaaaacttctataGTGCACtatagtaaagttttagacaaacttccaaaaaactcaggttccaaacaggcccataGCTTGGATGCACTGTATGACCAGTATGTACAAAGAGGTCGAATCACGCTTTTTTACAGGCAAAAGTGAATGTGAACTCGATAATTTATTTAACTACATATGTAATTTTACCTTGGTGTCTCAAATAAGTTATAAAGTGGTCAAAAATTTAGGTCGGAACTACATTAAGctaattggattttataagtgatGTAAAGTCAGCATCTTAAGaataaagaacaaaaaaaattcatttgacgaGACATGATCAatattttaaatgattttccctttgaaAAAAAGCACATATACACATTAATTTCATGGTTAAtgactattattattattgtttggaTCATGATTCAACCTTCTTTTGATTTTGCATTAAGTATATGAAGATAGACCACCTCGCGCGTTTTTTTCCGTATtgtcttttgaaaccatttaaTCCATTATGTGCTTAAAGAAATAAATGACATATTTTAGATGATTGGAAAGTCATTGCACATGCATATAGTATTATAGTGTAGCATAAGAGATACGGATTTACCACATAAACATATAGCGTAGCATAAGAGTTTCTTTAAAGTTGTAAAGTTGTTTGGATGCTTGTGTTTGGGTAGGaggttattttaaaaaattatttaaaattatattgtaacacttttttatgAGGTGAAGTgtttgagataaaaaaaaagattgaaagaTGTAGTTATGATGCAagtgaaaaaaatttatatctgtttttttcctttcaaggGAAGTGTTTTTCTAATAATTTATGCTATTAGGTATTATTGTAGATCTTTTAGTTTagcatttttttattattaattgcagttgagataaaaaatttaaaaaatggttggggttatttaagaaaaaaataaaagtaaaaggaAATTTATTTAAAGTGTCTCTTACATtttgtctttttatttttatttttaaaatattaaccTTACGATTCTTACAAATGCAAGTAAGCAAATTTTGGTTTCAATATAACTTTTCAACAATTTTTTACCCTGAAAATACTATATAACCCATATGTCATCATTTTTTTGTGTGCAATTAAGTTAGATTCCACTTttttagtaataaaaataaatataaattggATCATATTTTACTTTTTATAGGAAAAAATGAATATGATTTGGGTCATTTGTCTCATAACATATGAAATCTAActttttactcaaaaaaaaaaaaagattacgTGTGAGACATATGATGGATTCAAGGTAAAAAGTTATTAAAAATATGTGTTTGAACTAAATTTTATCGACTTAATTTTATAAGAGATTTAaagttattattttaaaattgaataatgaaaaaattaatttgacaAAATTCCCCGTGCATCTGAATTAAGCAAACGGGTTAAAAGGTTCGTCAAAACCTCAAAATGCCCGACGAGGCCTAAATTCCCGCAAATCCAAATCCAAGTACAGAAGACAGGGTAGGACTTAGAGAAGAAGAATAAAgaaggaaaatacaaaggaaaGGAAGTCTTCTCGTACACACCAATATAAATTCCGTTACTTAACTTGTTAACTTCAATTTTGAATACCTTGGAATCAAAGCTATCGTCTAATATTCATCACCAATAAATTTCCTAAATTCCCGTAAGTATCGGATTTCCCCAGGTTTGTTATTTCCTATGTCTATCCAGTATTCTTCTCCGCAATTGAATCGACTTTTACATGTCCCTCAAAGTTTGGACCTTTAGGGTTTTGCTTTTTCATATTTTACTCATGTACAGGTCAGATTTTGATGTTAATTTTTTTCATCTTATTCCTTTCCGTATTTGATGGCTGTTTAAATTTGACCGAAAAGAAAAATCCCAATTAACCTTTAGGTGGTTTGACGGTACTGTGAATTTTTTAGTTATTTGGTCAAAAGGGTGGCAGAAATTTTGGGGAGCTTTGTTCAAAGATGCTTGCTTACTGAGCGTGAAAGTTTGGGCaatcaaaaaatttgtttgctTGTTTGAAAGATTATGCTTTTACGTGAAATCACAAACTTTAATGCTTATTGTTTTGCTTTCtgattttgtttggatttttcaGCAATCAAAAAGCTGAGTTATGCTCGAAAGCctatttgtttttccttaaagGCACTAACTGTTTGATATATATTGCGTTTAGTAGTCAATCGATGAGAGGTAACTTTTGCTTGTACTGTCTACAGTACTTGCATTCTGAAAGGGTAGTTACAGTTTGAAATCTTGCTGCTTTGCAATTGATTGTAAGTTCGGAAAAGATAAACATAGAATAAATAAGAGATTTAGCACAATCGGCCATAAACAACCAATTTAATTGGGTTATCCTTTTCTGCCTCTGTTTTAAAGATTTAAGGATCGAAAAGTTATGGCAACTGCAACTATGGCGACTGCAGCTGGTGCTGCTGCTCTCTTGTATTATACATTGAATAGAAAAATAGTGTCCAGTACCACTAAGagagatgatgatgaagatagTGGTGGTGTGGACACACAAACTCATTCAGGGATTGATCGAGTTTCAAATAGGCTCATACAAGCTCCTGCAACATGGTTAGAGACAATTTCAACGTTATCTGAGACACTAAGGTTTACATATTCTGAGACTCTGGGAAAGTGGCCCATTGGTGATTTGGCTTTCGGAATCAGCTTTCTGTTAAAGAGGCAGGTAAGGTTTTTGTTCTTTATTGCAAGTTGGCATCAATATGCTTGCCCGTTATTGATGATTGGTGTAATAAGCCTATAGTTCGAGAACTTGttgattttaagaaataaaaaaagagttgATGATTGATAGGGACTTTAGTTGTTATTACGAGCATGTGAATGTGTTTGCAGGGAAATTTACACGTTGGAAGCGTATTTGGAGGGAATGATAGCCATCAACTCAAAGGACCTGAAATTACATTGGAGCTTAGACATCTCTTGAACTTGTTGACGCTTTGTtggcatttttccaaaaaaccATTTCCACTGTTTTTGGAGGAGACGGGCTTTTCCCAAGAAAATGTTCTTCTCCAAGAACCTAAGGCCGGAGTAAGTTATTTAAATGTTTCCATGGTGATGAGCTAATCATAAATCCCTTCTATTTGTCAAGTTGGGAGTCGATGCTGACCAAGATCCTTGTATGCCATTGCTTTCTTTCCATAGTTTCTACATCTTGACAAGATTATCCTTTTGTTGTTCCTGTATCTAGCTGGGCTTGATACAGTTGGGTGATAGATGAAATAGAGTGTATTCTGATGTCTTAAATGTTCACTTTTTTTGCAAGTGAGAGACTGTAGCCGAAAGACATACAGAAATCTTGTTTTGTCCCTGAAGAAATGCTAAACATTTTATTGTTTTGCAGATACTGAAACCGGCTTTTACAGTTCTGGttgatcaaaattcaaaaacattCCTCTTATTGATTCGTGGAACACACAGTATCAAGGATACTCTGACAGCTGCTACTGGAGCAGTAGTACCTTTCCATCACTCTGTCGTGTGTGAGGGAGGAGTCATCAATTTGGTTTTGGGTTATGCACATTGTGGGATGGTTGCAGCAGCTCGCTGGATTGCTAAACTTGCAACTCCTTGTCTCCTTAGAGCCCTCAACAATTATCCTGAGTATAAACTTAAGGTATGTGACATGTTGGATGGTGTTTGATTCCATAAGCTGGTCCTCAATAGATGCTTTGCTTGGGTTTCATTATTCATATGATAAAATCAAAATACTGGATGAATATTGGCTCATGGTAATATAGTTCAGTGATGACTTGGGTTTGGGAGGTATAAGATTGTATATAGAACACAACTAATCTCGTTGCAGGCTGGCAGGATAAACCTTACATGCCCGGATTGTTGTGTGTCTTAAGAAGTGGTTGATTCTAGTTTGACTTCTATGTTACTGCTGCCTTTGTTTTGGCACTAACATTCATACTGGTCAAGCCCCTCATGCTTGTGCTTTCTGATTCTTCTTAAGGCTTTTGTAGTTTAACAGATAAGATATGACTGGTGTTGCAACTTATTCGTGGCAGCTACTCGAGTTTGTAGATCTTTCTGTGTACACCATATAGCTAGGCATAATTTCTTATTCATAGTGTGTGTGGCTGGGCTTGTAATGATAAAATCAAGTTGTTTTGTCTGGTTACAGATTGTAGGACATTCTTTGGGTGGTGGTACTGCAGCTCTTTTAACTTATGTATTGCGTGAGCAGAAGGAACTATCAACAGCTACGTGTGTAGCATTTGCTCCAGGTTATTGTCTTGCTTTTCTACCAGGAACGTGAGGTTTTTGTTGATTTCTAATGATTCTTTGCTTCTAGCTacgttttgtttttcttcataATTGTGCTAACTTTATGATGAGGAAAAGAGAGTTGCTTTAGATCTCACGCAATGTTCAATGCAGCTGCTTGTATGACATGGGAATTGGCTGAATCTGGCACTGAATTCATTACTTCTGTAATAAATGGAGCTGATCTGGTGCCAACATTCTCTGCTGCTTCAGTGGATGACCTTCGTGCTGAGGTCAATTCTTGAATCTGATTCCTTGTCTTGTCATACTAGCTGAATTTCTTTGTGCCCTTTTGCTTTCAACGATGAAGTATTTTGGTTTCTGTtaaagtggttgactttgtggTTGTATATGTAGTTTACTTATGATGCGTTTCTTGCCGGTATTCTACCTGCCTTCTCATTTCTGTTTAGATATTACTGTCAAATTCTCTTTGCACTAATTTTAGTTCTATTAGGGTACTCTGTATACATCTATTTTGATGGATTTCATCAATAAGTGATGATCCAGTATTGGTAATTATGCATCTAGAGTTGCTTTTGAGTTTACTTTAGTGTTTCCTGTATTCAAGAGTAGAATTTTGTGTAATTATTCATTGGGACATGCACAATAAGTTGGTTTCCGATAGTAAAGTTAAGAATGTATAACTGATTGTCTCTTTTTTCAATAAGCACCTCTATTCTGCATGAGTCCTCAATTGTGTGGCAATTTTTTTAGCTTGGATAACCTTGATCTTCCTCTAAACCATTGATTAAGACTGACTTCCTTTGGCAAATCGTTGTTGTAGTGATGGCTATAACGTTGATCTGGTAGAATGTTCTGGTACTTTtgaaaattaaataataatctCACACGTCTATGATGGCCTGATAAGTGTCATCTGCATACGATCATTGCTCTTTAGATTGTTGTATTGCATGTAAATTTAAACAAATGACATTTTCTGATTTCAGACATCTGTACGGTTTCGTTTTTTTTGTACCCCTTGAGTTGGGCTTTTTCTTGTTTAGAATGTTTTTGTACTCTGGGCTTTTTTATAATTATATGTAGCGTCTCTTggaatgaaaaatattttaccTGTTTCAGGTGACAGCATCAGCCTGGTTGAATGATCTTAGGAATCAGATTGAACAAACTCGAATCCTTAGTACTGTTTATCGATCTGCTTCAGCCTTGGGTTCTCGTCTTCCATCCATGGCAAGTGCTAAAGCAAAAGTTGCTGGTGCTGGTGCAATACTGCGCCCAGTATCTACTGGTACACAGgtatataaaatatcataaatGCTGTATTCCAGTCTGGGCTCCTCCTTGCCTCTTCAATGTCGCACTGAACGTTTGAACTCTTATTTGTGAAAATGTAATAGTcatcccttttttcttcttgttctgTGTTCTTTATTTGCTATCCGGTTGAGTTCTTTTAGAACCCTTAATCAATAAGAAGTTTGACCGCTGTATGCTGCTTGCTACATCTTAGCTGGTTCTGCTGTATTACTGTTGGAATCTGAATGTGGCAGTCTTCCATTTGAGATGTCTGAATTTCAACAAATTGGTGTAGAACATATACAGAGTATTATCTATGCCAGCATCTTGACATTGTCTGATTGAAGAGAtcatttttggtcaatttccTGCTTGCGTTTTTGTTGATGTTCTATTAAATGGTTGCTGGCTGTGTTGTTGACTTTAGGTTGTTATGAAGAGAGCCCAAAGCATGGCTCAGGCAGCATTATCAAGACCTGGCATGCGATTATCCTCATGGTCATGCATGGGTCCTCGACGTCGTTCAGCAAATAAACAAGGGAGCACTAATGATGGGGCAGAGTCTTTGGAATCTTCTGCAATTCATGGAGAAACATCTGAACCATTCCTTGCTACCTCTGAGGTGACCTCAAGTAGCATTGACAGCTCTGAAATCCCTGTATCTTCATCAGGAGGGGTGGTGTGGAGTTCAGGAAGTTGCTCAAGTGAGATCAGATGCGGTGTTGATGCTGACCTTGATGAGGGCGAGGATGTCTTGGACCATGATAGACATCAAGATCGTATGACGGAAGTTGAGTTGTGGCAACAAATTGAGAAAGAGCTTTATGATCAGATTGAATGTGAGGAATCTGATGTGGTGAAGGAGATTAGGGAAGAAGAAGCAGCAGCTATTGCAGAGGTAAGTGATAGTGACTCTGAAAGCTCACTGCCTAATACAAAGGAAGTGCACAGGTTTTTCCCCCCGGGAAGAATAATGCACATCGTGACACTTCTTACTGATGAGGTGGACTGTGGAATTGACAGCATTACTTCTAGTAGCTTGGACCATTGTCAACCAGCTGAGCCAAAAGTTGGAATTTTTCTGACTCCTAGGTCATTGTATAGTAAACTAAGGCTGTCCCAGACCATGATTGCTGATCACTTCATGCCAGTTTATAGAAGACAAATGGAAAAGCTCATAAGAGAACTTGAGGAAGAGAGCTCTGATAGCCATCGTTTTGATCAGgaaatttaagaagatattttgtgTAGTGCACCCGATTCTAGATTTTAGGAAAATGATGCTGGAGGAGGCTTATTTCTTTATCTGCCTCCAAaatgctgctttccaattttctCCATTGTCAGAAGTTGGAAGTCCTTGTGGCCCTGTGTTATTGCAGGACAAAGAAGTAATATCTCAAGAATATAAGAAGTCTTAACTCGACTGACCCTTCCGGTGGGACCTTTGGTTCAAGGGAAAGAGAGGTTGTCGCGCTGCTTTTAGTGGGTTATAGTCTCTGTATAGTTTAACATTGAATTTATTCTTTGTTTTTGTGTCGGGGGGCAGTGAATTTGATTTTGGTTGCTCTTTGGTGCGGGCAATATATGAATGAAGGGGGGATTTGTAGTCTGGAGATGCCCCTCCATTGTATCATCTTTTGTTGCTTTGGTTGTTCATGGTCATCTCACTTGTAACCCTCAAAATCTCCCAAATGGGAGAAACTTTTTATTCCAAACCCGACTCTGTTCAGTTCTTAAATGTGATGGCAGGGAAGCGGTCGTAGCGCTCCCCGGTGTATAGGAATTAAGTAGGCTTTGAGCGACTCAGGAATGGAAAATTAGGGATCCCATCTGCTATGGGCCTTTGTCAGCTGTTCAATGAAAATGTCCAATGGGGGGTCCTCCTGTCTGCTATATCCCATTAATTCTGTCAAATAATAATGTGTTACATTTTTGGCATCTAGAATTTCGCATTATGGTCGTGTATAACAAACATACCATATCTAAGATACCACCGTTATTATTTGATAAATTACTGATAAGTAGTAGTATCACGAAATGTACTCAAGCATCTATTATACCGTTTGATCTCTCCTT encodes the following:
- the LOC113768657 gene encoding uncharacterized protein LOC113768657 isoform X1, whose translation is MSLKVWTFRVLLFHILLMYRFKDRKVMATATMATAAGAAALLYYTLNRKIVSSTTKRDDDEDSGGVDTQTHSGIDRVSNRLIQAPATWLETISTLSETLRFTYSETLGKWPIGDLAFGISFLLKRQGNLHVGSVFGGNDSHQLKGPEITLELRHLLNLLTLCWHFSKKPFPLFLEETGFSQENVLLQEPKAGILKPAFTVLVDQNSKTFLLLIRGTHSIKDTLTAATGAVVPFHHSVVCEGGVINLVLGYAHCGMVAAARWIAKLATPCLLRALNNYPEYKLKIVGHSLGGGTAALLTYVLREQKELSTATCVAFAPAACMTWELAESGTEFITSVINGADLVPTFSAASVDDLRAEVTASAWLNDLRNQIEQTRILSTVYRSASALGSRLPSMASAKAKVAGAGAILRPVSTGTQVVMKRAQSMAQAALSRPGMRLSSWSCMGPRRRSANKQGSTNDGAESLESSAIHGETSEPFLATSEVTSSSIDSSEIPVSSSGGVVWSSGSCSSEIRCGVDADLDEGEDVLDHDRHQDRMTEVELWQQIEKELYDQIECEESDVVKEIREEEAAAIAEVSDSDSESSLPNTKEVHRFFPPGRIMHIVTLLTDEVDCGIDSITSSSLDHCQPAEPKVGIFLTPRSLYSKLRLSQTMIADHFMPVYRRQMEKLIRELEEESSDSHRFDQEI
- the LOC113768657 gene encoding uncharacterized protein LOC113768657 isoform X2, producing the protein MATATMATAAGAAALLYYTLNRKIVSSTTKRDDDEDSGGVDTQTHSGIDRVSNRLIQAPATWLETISTLSETLRFTYSETLGKWPIGDLAFGISFLLKRQGNLHVGSVFGGNDSHQLKGPEITLELRHLLNLLTLCWHFSKKPFPLFLEETGFSQENVLLQEPKAGILKPAFTVLVDQNSKTFLLLIRGTHSIKDTLTAATGAVVPFHHSVVCEGGVINLVLGYAHCGMVAAARWIAKLATPCLLRALNNYPEYKLKIVGHSLGGGTAALLTYVLREQKELSTATCVAFAPAACMTWELAESGTEFITSVINGADLVPTFSAASVDDLRAEVTASAWLNDLRNQIEQTRILSTVYRSASALGSRLPSMASAKAKVAGAGAILRPVSTGTQVVMKRAQSMAQAALSRPGMRLSSWSCMGPRRRSANKQGSTNDGAESLESSAIHGETSEPFLATSEVTSSSIDSSEIPVSSSGGVVWSSGSCSSEIRCGVDADLDEGEDVLDHDRHQDRMTEVELWQQIEKELYDQIECEESDVVKEIREEEAAAIAEVSDSDSESSLPNTKEVHRFFPPGRIMHIVTLLTDEVDCGIDSITSSSLDHCQPAEPKVGIFLTPRSLYSKLRLSQTMIADHFMPVYRRQMEKLIRELEEESSDSHRFDQEI
- the LOC113768404 gene encoding 40S ribosomal protein S29-like produces the protein MGHFNIWNAHPKNYGPGSRACRVCGNSHGIIRKYGLMCCRQCFRSNAKEIGFIKYR